In Sinobacterium caligoides, the sequence GTACTAGCCAGTGGTTCTGGCTGATAATGGCCTAGGTGGAAGGCCATCTGGTCAGCAAGCACCTTACGTAGATCAGACGGCATAACAATCTGAGAGATTGAGCCGAGGCTCAGAGCTTCGTTCGGGTTCATCAATTCTTTTTCATAGCGCTGCACCAACAAGGCCTCTTGCTCGGCAACCCACTCTTTAATTTCTGTCTCTGCAGCTTGCACAGCCTCTTCCTGGGTTAAGCCATTGGCGACATGCTCGCCGCGTGCAGCCTCAATACGTCCTGCAACACTACCGCGAATTTCACGAAGCTCTTTCTTATAGACGTATTCAACACCAGCCGGCCCCATTACCGCCGCACGTGTGGTCGGTAAGGCGCAGACAAAGTCAGCTCCCGTAGGGTAGTTGTTATACGATGCGTAGGCACCACCGAAAGCGTTACGAAGAATCAACAAGAAGCGTGGCGTACGCAAATCAATAATCGCATCAAGCATCGCACGACCGGCCTGTACAATGCCCCCTGCTTCCTGCTCAGAACCTGGGAGGAAACCGGTAGTATCTTCGAGGAAAATAACGGGAATGTTATAGAGGTTACAGAAACGGATAAAGCGGGCGTTCTTGTAGGCAGCTGCAATGTCGATTTGACCAGAGGCAACCGATGAGTTGTTGGCGACGAAACCGACCACGTTACCGCCCAACCGGCCTAACGCTGTTATCGTGTTACGGGCGCGCTCCGGCTGAATCTCAGTGTAATCCCCGTGATCACAAATTTGCTGGATAATGATTGAGACATCAAGCGGTGTATTGAAGCCAGTTGGTGAGTTGAATGCCTTCTTCAATAGAATATCAACGTCCCAAGTTTTACGATCTGTTGGGTCAGAGGTCTCTTGATAAGGTGCTAATTCAGCGTTGTTGTCAGGCAGGTAGTTCAGTAACTCCTTCACTTTCTGCAGTGCAGCTACCTCATCCTCAACCACAAAGTCTGTCACACCGCTCTGTGAGTGAACTCCGGGGCCACCAAGCTCATCTGGCGTGACATCTTCACCCAGCACCGATTTAACGACACCAGGGCCAGTAAGGCCGAAGAAAGTCTCATTTGGTTGAATCAAGAACGAACCTTGACGGGGAAGATAAGAGCCGCCACCGGCATTAAAACCAAACATACACATGACTGAAGGCACGACACCGTTAATCTTGCGAAGCGCGGTAAAGGCTTCTGCATAACCGTCCAGGCCACCAACGCCCGCCGGTATATAGGCGCCAGCTGAATCGTTAAGGCCTATAAGCGGTATCTTGCGCTTGCCGGCCAACTCAAACAACTTAGCCAGCTTCTTACCGTTAGTCGCGTCCATTGAGCCGGCGCGAACGGTGAAATCATGGCCATAAAGGGCGACATATCGGCCGTTGATTTCAACAATAGCGGTCACCAGGGAGGCACCGTCAAGGTTCTTACCCCAATTTTGATAAAGCACCTGAGGCTCTTTATCCGTCAATACCTGGATACGCTCCCAGATGGTCATACGCTTCTTTTGATGCTGCTTAGTGACACTTGCAACGCCGGCAGCCTTCTTAGGACGCTGAATCAAGTCATAACCCGCCTTCAACGATTGCTCGTAGAGACCTGGCTCATAGTTAATCTGACCGGGGATGGTAAATTCAACTTCCTTGAGCTCTGCAAAAGGATTGGTCAGAGAAGGAGTCTGCTTTGTTGTTTTAGTCATAAGTTCTGTCTCAACTCAACGTATTGTACCCTGCTACGACAACCGACGATGTTTTTAGCGTTATCTCGTCACTTTATATCGGCATAGCTAATGGTCTTTATGCCTATTACTAGGTCTGTGCATTCCCAACACGTGTTATTATTATCAATCAGTCTAACTAGCACCGATTGCACATGCCAGGCGTTAACTCTTTAAGCAAGGTATTTAGCCCTACTCTTTACGCATTCCGCGGCTTTCCAGCCACTGAAACTATAAATTCGTCATTAAAGTAAGATTTTAGGTACGCAATGTCAATGTGATAAACGCTCATTACGATCGACATTTACGCTCACCAAGACTAGCTTTAAGGGCTATGGAGGCGTTAAAATCGCGTCCGCTGGCAACACCGGCAGAGAAAGACCACCACCCTCTATTCACAGGCGCAGTTTACCGTGATCAATAGTGATATCGTTCTGCTTGAAAGTATCGTCTACCAAAGCGATAGCAACCAACTCTTTGCCCCCATACATCAGCTCAAAGATGCGGTATTGCTTGATAGCAGTCATTATCCCAGCGAATCTCGTTGTACTGACATTATCAGTGCCTTCCCCGCCACCAGTATACGGTATGATGGTAGCCAATTAGCGATTAATAATCAGCTAACTAAAGCGACTATTAACGAGGTACTCAGCCGCCTACAGCAAGAGCTAAAAACCCTCCCCAAGATCAGTGGAAATGACTACCGTCACCTCCCCTTTTTAGGTGGACTGATCCTTCAATCCAGCTATGAGCTTGGTCTTCAGCTTGCGGGTATCGAAGCCAACCCCAGCCCCGACGGGCTCGCGGAACTTTCTGCAGGCATCTATCACTGGGCTATAATCAACGATCACGTCAGGCAGCAGACAACAATCGTTACCGTCAGCGAACAAGGGCGTGCCGCTGCCGAGCGCTATAAGCGACTCTATCAGCAATACACCGCTAAGAATGGCGCAGACAGCCCGAAATTCACTCTCAGCAAGCCCTTTACTGCCAGCACACAGAAAGAACAATATTTCGCCGATTTCGAAGTAATTAAAGATTATATAGCCTCTGGGGACTGCTACCAGGTTAACTACAGCCAACACTTTAGCGCCCCCTACCAGGGCGACAGCTGGGATGCCTACAAAGCACTTAAGCGTGCTCTACCCTCTCCTTTTTCGGCGTTTTATAATACCGGCCAGCATCAAGTGCTGAGCATTTCCCCAGAGCGTTTCATCGAGGTCCGTGACGGCAATATCAGAACCAAGCCGATCAAAGGCACTCGTCCTCGAGGTAAAACCCCACAGGCAGATCGTGCATTAGCTGATGAGTTACAAAACTCAAGTAAAGATCGTGCGGAAAATCTCATGATTGTCGACTTATTGCGCAACGATCTTGGTATGAGCGCTAAACCTGGCAGCATTAAAGTACCAAAGCTTTTTGCCCTAGAAAGCTTTGCTAATGTTCACCATCTTGTCAGTACCGTCAGTGCCGAACT encodes:
- a CDS encoding acyl-CoA carboxylase subunit beta gives rise to the protein MTKTTKQTPSLTNPFAELKEVEFTIPGQINYEPGLYEQSLKAGYDLIQRPKKAAGVASVTKQHQKKRMTIWERIQVLTDKEPQVLYQNWGKNLDGASLVTAIVEINGRYVALYGHDFTVRAGSMDATNGKKLAKLFELAGKRKIPLIGLNDSAGAYIPAGVGGLDGYAEAFTALRKINGVVPSVMCMFGFNAGGGSYLPRQGSFLIQPNETFFGLTGPGVVKSVLGEDVTPDELGGPGVHSQSGVTDFVVEDEVAALQKVKELLNYLPDNNAELAPYQETSDPTDRKTWDVDILLKKAFNSPTGFNTPLDVSIIIQQICDHGDYTEIQPERARNTITALGRLGGNVVGFVANNSSVASGQIDIAAAYKNARFIRFCNLYNIPVIFLEDTTGFLPGSEQEAGGIVQAGRAMLDAIIDLRTPRFLLILRNAFGGAYASYNNYPTGADFVCALPTTRAAVMGPAGVEYVYKKELREIRGSVAGRIEAARGEHVANGLTQEEAVQAAETEIKEWVAEQEALLVQRYEKELMNPNEALSLGSISQIVMPSDLRKVLADQMAFHLGHYQPEPLASTQREFH
- the pabB gene encoding aminodeoxychorismate synthase component I, which gives rise to MINSDIVLLESIVYQSDSNQLFAPIHQLKDAVLLDSSHYPSESRCTDIISAFPATSIRYDGSQLAINNQLTKATINEVLSRLQQELKTLPKISGNDYRHLPFLGGLILQSSYELGLQLAGIEANPSPDGLAELSAGIYHWAIINDHVRQQTTIVTVSEQGRAAAERYKRLYQQYTAKNGADSPKFTLSKPFTASTQKEQYFADFEVIKDYIASGDCYQVNYSQHFSAPYQGDSWDAYKALKRALPSPFSAFYNTGQHQVLSISPERFIEVRDGNIRTKPIKGTRPRGKTPQADRALADELQNSSKDRAENLMIVDLLRNDLGMSAKPGSIKVPKLFALESFANVHHLVSTVSAELADDSTELELLAKAFPGGSITGAPKKRAMEIIYELENVGRSAYCGSIAYISCHGQADSSIAIRTVVADGKNLHCWGGGGIVMDSECEDEYQESITKVRLIMQTLEKLG